From Chryseobacterium shandongense, the proteins below share one genomic window:
- the rplC gene encoding 50S ribosomal protein L3, whose protein sequence is MSGIIGKKIGMTSLFNEEGKNIPCTVIQAGPCSVLQVRTIEKDGYKSVQLGFDDKSEKNVGKALAGHFKKAGSAPKAKLVEFYREFVDEVKVGEEVTVNLFAEGEFVDVTGTSKGKGFQGVVKRHGFGGVMQATHGQHNRLRAPGSIGAGSDPSRVFKGMRMAGRMGGKQVTVQNLQVLKVDQEQNLLVVKGAVPGAKNSYVIIRKWN, encoded by the coding sequence ATGTCAGGTATTATTGGTAAAAAAATCGGTATGACATCTTTGTTTAACGAAGAAGGAAAAAACATTCCTTGTACAGTTATCCAAGCTGGTCCGTGCTCGGTTTTACAGGTCAGAACCATTGAAAAAGACGGTTATAAGTCAGTTCAGTTAGGTTTCGATGACAAGAGTGAGAAGAACGTTGGTAAAGCGTTAGCTGGTCATTTTAAAAAGGCTGGTTCTGCTCCTAAAGCTAAATTGGTAGAATTCTACAGAGAATTCGTTGATGAAGTAAAAGTAGGAGAAGAAGTAACTGTAAACTTATTCGCTGAAGGTGAATTCGTTGACGTAACAGGAACTTCTAAAGGTAAAGGTTTCCAAGGTGTTGTTAAAAGACACGGCTTTGGAGGTGTAATGCAGGCAACTCATGGTCAGCACAACAGACTTAGAGCTCCAGGTTCTATCGGTGCTGGATCAGACCCTTCAAGAGTATTCAAAGGGATGAGAATGGCTGGAAGAATGGGAGGCAAGCAGGTAACTGTACAAAACCTTCAGGTGTTAAAAGTGGATCAAGAACAAAATCTTTTAGTAGTAAAAGGTGCTGTTCCGGGAGCTAAAAATTCTTATGTAATTATCAGAAAATGGAACTAG
- a CDS encoding GLPGLI family protein, with amino-acid sequence MKKFLLIMIMFSLSLSAQTHRFIYEYHFKTDSTTDEKRKVSMVLDVNPDDVKFYNYDFVVTDSINKTKGENNVVWDDTPALTRKKNSTINTNYIMVQNMFIVETNDKINWNLKDDTKMIGGYKLQKATTKYGGRNWTAWFTKDISLNEGPYKFKGLPGMIFEIYDDKDNFKFSLVKSYKLPKTYETLEILEKFGGQNPVKIPESKLRKMMLDNYNDPLHTFKEHYKNNTNPDARFMVMGIEVKRPEQLKELSEMMQKNIKKNNNPIELDKAIHYN; translated from the coding sequence ATGAAAAAATTTCTATTAATAATGATAATGTTCAGCTTATCATTGAGCGCACAAACGCACAGATTCATTTATGAATATCATTTTAAGACCGATTCTACTACAGACGAGAAAAGAAAAGTAAGTATGGTATTGGATGTAAATCCGGATGATGTAAAATTCTACAACTACGATTTTGTTGTCACCGACTCCATTAATAAAACTAAAGGTGAAAACAATGTGGTTTGGGACGATACTCCAGCACTCACACGAAAGAAAAATTCGACTATAAACACCAATTATATAATGGTTCAGAATATGTTCATTGTTGAAACCAATGATAAAATAAACTGGAATCTAAAAGATGACACGAAAATGATAGGAGGGTACAAGCTCCAAAAAGCAACTACAAAATACGGAGGCAGAAACTGGACTGCATGGTTTACTAAAGATATTAGTCTCAACGAAGGACCATATAAATTCAAAGGGTTACCCGGAATGATCTTTGAGATTTATGATGATAAAGACAACTTTAAATTTTCATTAGTAAAAAGCTATAAGCTGCCTAAAACGTATGAAACACTGGAAATTCTTGAGAAATTCGGAGGGCAGAATCCTGTTAAAATTCCTGAATCAAAGCTCAGGAAAATGATGCTTGACAATTATAATGATCCGTTACACACCTTCAAAGAACATTATAAAAATAATACCAATCCCGACGCCCGATTTATGGTAATGGGAATTGAAGTGAAAAGGCCAGAACAACTCAAAGAACTTTCTGAAATGATGCAGAAAAATATTAAGAAAAACAACAACCCTATAGAACTTGATAAAGCGATACACTATAACTAA
- a CDS encoding low affinity iron permease family protein, giving the protein MAKADQGFFERFSNRAAKFTGSSYAFIGATLIVIIWAASGPVFNYSETWQLVINTGTTIITFLMVFLIQKAQNKDSKAIQIKLNELIAANEKASNRIVDIEDLTEKELDQLHCYYEKLADFAEEDEDIHSSHSIDAAQRNQDYKDALFRKKHEEWLREQEKKESK; this is encoded by the coding sequence ATGGCTAAAGCAGATCAAGGCTTCTTTGAAAGGTTTTCAAATCGGGCAGCAAAGTTCACAGGAAGTTCGTATGCATTTATTGGTGCAACATTAATTGTCATCATCTGGGCTGCATCAGGTCCAGTCTTTAACTATTCTGAAACATGGCAGCTTGTCATCAATACCGGAACAACAATTATTACTTTTCTGATGGTATTTTTAATCCAAAAAGCACAGAATAAAGATTCAAAAGCTATTCAAATTAAACTGAATGAATTGATTGCTGCAAATGAAAAGGCCAGCAACAGAATTGTGGATATTGAAGATCTTACGGAAAAGGAGCTCGATCAGCTGCACTGCTACTACGAAAAGCTTGCAGACTTTGCTGAAGAGGATGAAGATATTCACTCATCACACTCTATTGATGCAGCACAGCGAAATCAGGATTATAAAGATGCATTATTCAGAAAAAAACATGAAGAGTGGCTGCGGGAACAAGAAAAAAAGGAATCCAAATGA
- a CDS encoding GLPGLI family protein, giving the protein MKTLYFIILLAVSVTAQTHRFVYDVVYRPDSASTETRKANYYLDINPDETFYYERPFFVSDSIEKASGLRTFSGKANDLMSKKIKTREYTLYSIQSFDIYQLKDEPKISWKIEKETKKRSSLQLQKATAKFGGRNWIAWFCKDIPFQEGPYKFYGLPGLIVEIYDDNENYHFSLNKSENFTETQFISFYKNAKARGVEIPYSKYQSMLLSYYHDPIKFINSGQIEINEDNKLALEDGRIIYKPEELRQYAIEEQQRIKKYNNPIELDKVVRYPEIKK; this is encoded by the coding sequence ATGAAAACTTTGTATTTTATCATATTATTAGCTGTTTCAGTAACCGCTCAGACCCACCGTTTTGTCTATGATGTTGTTTACCGACCAGACTCTGCATCAACAGAAACTCGCAAAGCTAATTATTATCTTGATATCAATCCGGATGAGACATTCTATTATGAACGTCCCTTTTTTGTAAGCGATTCTATTGAAAAAGCCTCCGGCTTAAGAACTTTCAGTGGAAAAGCTAACGATCTAATGAGTAAAAAGATTAAAACCAGGGAGTATACTCTTTACAGCATCCAGAGCTTTGATATTTACCAGTTGAAAGATGAACCGAAAATATCTTGGAAGATTGAAAAAGAAACAAAAAAAAGATCATCCCTTCAGCTTCAAAAGGCTACGGCAAAGTTTGGAGGAAGAAATTGGATCGCATGGTTTTGCAAAGATATTCCTTTTCAGGAAGGCCCGTACAAATTTTATGGTTTGCCCGGACTGATCGTTGAAATTTATGACGATAACGAGAATTATCATTTTTCGCTCAATAAATCTGAGAATTTTACTGAAACACAATTCATCAGTTTCTATAAAAATGCAAAAGCAAGAGGAGTAGAGATTCCGTATTCTAAATATCAGTCGATGCTGTTAAGTTATTATCATGATCCTATAAAATTTATCAACAGCGGACAGATAGAAATCAATGAGGATAATAAATTGGCCCTGGAAGATGGAAGAATAATTTACAAGCCGGAAGAACTTCGTCAATACGCCATTGAAGAGCAACAACGCATCAAAAAATATAACAATCCTATCGAGCTTGATAAAGTGGTTCGCTATCCTGAAATAAAAAAATAA